The Cucurbita pepo subsp. pepo cultivar mu-cu-16 chromosome LG08, ASM280686v2, whole genome shotgun sequence genome contains a region encoding:
- the LOC111799790 gene encoding vicilin-like seed storage protein At2g18540 isoform X1, with amino-acid sequence MAFVSRSAIRNATNFSDYLLRSFSTSTKSAHHNNHQQTHKYLEANAFVGSWEAPKDPKEAQARLALLRRDYAKKVKQVRKNYIQEGELLRLEKQRKDEAKQEALRVVNEERKKLKAEAAKARAEERKVANEEFRQTLMKERAEKLEHWRMMKKTREEKKNEKNELIRRQSSMWIDDKKLEEKLLDAIVNTTPL; translated from the exons ATGGCGTTTGTGTCTCGTTCTGCGATCCGCAATGCAACCAATTTCTCCGATTATCTTCTGCGATCTTTCTCCACTTCCACTAAATCCGCTCACCATAACAATCACCAGCAAACGCACAAATACTTGGAGGCGAACGCCTTCGTTGGCAGCTGGGAGGCGCCGAAAGATCCCAAGGAAGCGCAGGCGAGGCTCGCTCTGCTTCGTAGGGATTACGCCAAGAAGGTGAAGCAGGTGCGGAAGAATTACATTCAGGAGGGCGAGCTCTTGAGACTCGAAAAGCAGCGTAAGGACGAAGCCAAGCAAGAGGCGCTTAGAGTTGTCAATGAGGAACGTAAGAAGCTTAAAGCCGAAGCTGCGAAAGCCCGAGCCGAAGAGCGTAAGGTTGCCAACGAAGAGTTCCGACAGACTTTG ATGAAAGAACGAGCCGAGAAGCTCGAGCATTGGAGAATGATGAAAAAGACgagggaagaaaagaagaacgaaAAGAACGAGCTAATAAGACGCCAGAGTTCCATGTGGATTGATGACAAGAAGTTGGAAGAGAAGCTCTTAGACGCCATTGTTAATACCACCCCTCTCTGA
- the LOC111799790 gene encoding uncharacterized protein LOC111799790 isoform X2 yields MAFVSRSAIRNATNFSDYLLRSFSTSTKSAHHNNHQQTHKYLEANAFVGSWEAPKDPKEAQARLALLRRDYAKKVKQVRKNYIQEGELLRLEKQRKDEAKQEALRVVNEERKKLKAEAAKARAEERKVANEEFRQTLFWIQSLLSDERTSREARALENDEKDEGRKEERKERANKTPEFHVD; encoded by the exons ATGGCGTTTGTGTCTCGTTCTGCGATCCGCAATGCAACCAATTTCTCCGATTATCTTCTGCGATCTTTCTCCACTTCCACTAAATCCGCTCACCATAACAATCACCAGCAAACGCACAAATACTTGGAGGCGAACGCCTTCGTTGGCAGCTGGGAGGCGCCGAAAGATCCCAAGGAAGCGCAGGCGAGGCTCGCTCTGCTTCGTAGGGATTACGCCAAGAAGGTGAAGCAGGTGCGGAAGAATTACATTCAGGAGGGCGAGCTCTTGAGACTCGAAAAGCAGCGTAAGGACGAAGCCAAGCAAGAGGCGCTTAGAGTTGTCAATGAGGAACGTAAGAAGCTTAAAGCCGAAGCTGCGAAAGCCCGAGCCGAAGAGCGTAAGGTTGCCAACGAAGAGTTCCGACAGACTTTG TTCTGGATTCAATCTCTGCTCTCAG ATGAAAGAACGAGCCGAGAAGCTCGAGCATTGGAGAATGATGAAAAAGACgagggaagaaaagaagaacgaaAAGAACGAGCTAATAAGACGCCAGAGTTCCATGTGGATTGA
- the LOC111801147 gene encoding alkaline ceramidase-like, with protein MAETISSFWGPVTSPEWCEKNYVYSSYIAEFFNTVSNIPCLILAFVGLVNALRQRFEKRFSVLHVSNMILAIGSMLYHATLQRVQQQGDETPMVWEMLLYIYILYSPDWHYRSTMPTFLFLYGAAFAVAHAIIRFGAGFKVHYAILCLICIPRMYKYYIHTNDVHAKRLAKLYLTTISLGTVCWLFDCLYCRNISSWYFNPQGHALWHLFMGFNSYFANTFLMFCRAQQLEWNPSVVHFLGLFPYVKIQKPKSQ; from the exons ATGGCGGAAACAATATCTAGTTTCTGGGGTCCTGTTACATCTCCTGAATGGTGTGAAAAGAACTATGTCTACTCTTCTTATATTGCAGAATTTTTCAACACGGTATCAAATATTCCATGCCTCATTTTAGCATTTGTTGGTCTCGTAAATGCTTTGAGACAAAGGTTCGAGAAGAGGTTTAGCGTTCTTCACGTATCAAATATGATCCTTGCCATAGGAAGCATGTTGTATCATGCGACCTTGCAACGAGT ACAACAGCAAGGTGATGAAACACCAATGGTATGGGAAATGCTCCTCTATATCTACATCCTGTATTCGCCAGATTGGCATTACCGGAGCACGATGCCTACGTTCTTATTTCTCTACGGTGCTGCCTTTGCTGTTGCTCATGCAATCATACGTTTTGGAGCGGGCTTCAAGGTACATTATGCAATACTATGTCTTATCTGCATCCCTAGAATGTACAAGTATTATATTCACACGAACGATGTACACGCAAAGCGGCTGGCGAAGTTATACTTGACAACCATCTCGCTCGGTACTGTTTGCTGGCTTTTTGATTGCTTGTACTGCAGGAATATCTCTAGCTGGTATTTCAACCCTCAGGGTCATGCATTGTGGCATTTATTTATGGGGTTCAATTCTTATTTCgcaaatacatttttaatgttttgtcGTGCTCAACAACTCGAGTGGAACCCGAGCGTAGTCCACTTTTTGGGATTGTTTCCATACGTGAAGATTCAAAAACCAAAGAGCCAGTGA
- the LOC111800926 gene encoding methyltransferase-like protein 13 — MGKADNILQTLGDFTSKENWDSFFTIRGHGDAFEWYAEWPQLKDPLISHLPSLSQTASPQILVPGCGNSSLSEQLYDAGFRCITNIDFSKVAISDMLRRNVRERPDMRWRVMDMTSMQFTNDTFDAVVDKGGLDALMEPEVGSKLGSQYLSEVKRVLKPGGKFICLTLAESHVLGLLFPKFRFGWKMSIHVIPQKPPSKPNFQTFMVVVEKDESTALHQIESSLNFSLLDSHGNQTRELVKTLENENIIRQKCSSGADLLLSLEDLQLGAKGDLQKLHQGRRIQFTLGGQGTSVFSYRAVLLDAREQSGSFLYECGVFIVPKTRAHEWLFSSEEGQWMVVESSKAARLIMILLDETQSGANMDAIQKDLSPLVKQLAPGENDSGSQIPFMTASDGIKERNCVFQGTSTLTGSIVVEDVIYEHVSNDASRIFPTGDLIFRRLIFQRTESLVQSEALLTRERLHETVSGQMDRKRSHSSSKSKNKGKKKLNKESSDQMKVYHCYLASSYHLGIISGFMLISQYLESVASARTTVNTVVIGLGAGLLPMFLRACMSFLHIEVVELDSTILKLARDYFDFTEDADLTVHIADGIQFVREFRNSGAKDSSAIVLDNGNSSRVKRRGDTKIDILIIDVDATDSSSGMTCPAADFVEEPFLLAAKDALSEQGIFIVNLVTRSPTINDMVVSRMKGVFNHLFSLQLEEEVNEVLFALPSEFCIKEDLFNESALQLEKLLNLKHPEIRQSIVDATKKIRCLK, encoded by the exons ATGGGGAAAGCCGATAACATCCTCCAAACTCTCGGGGACTTCACCAGCAAAGAGAATTGGGACAGTTTCTTCACCATCCGCGGCCATGGGGATGCTTTCGAGTGGTATGCCGAGTGGCCTCAGCTCAAAGATCCACTCATTTCCCACCTTCCTTCCCTCTCCCAAACAGCGTCTCCTCAGATTCTCGTTCCTGGCTGCGGAAACTCCAGTCTATCTGAACAGCTTTACGACGCTGGCTTTCGATGCATCACCAATATTGATTTCTCTAAAGTTGCAATCTCCGATATGCTGCGCCGGAACGTGAGGGAACGCCCCGATATGCGGTGGCGTGTCATGGATATGACGAGCATGCAG TTCACGAACGATACATTTGATGCTGTTGTTGATAAAGGTGGATTGGATGCTTTAATGGAGCCAGAAGTTGGTTCCAAGCTGGGAAGTCAGTATTTATCTGAG GTGAAAAGAGTTCTAAAACCAGGAGGAAAGTTTATTTGTCTTACATTAGCAGAATCTCATGTTTTAG GCTTGCTCTTTCCCAAGTTTCGTTTTGGATGGAAGATGAGTATTCATGTCATACCTCAGAAACCACCGAGTAAGCCTAATTTTCAAACCTttatggtggtggtggagaaagATGAATCTACTGCATTGCACCAGATAGAatcttctttaaatttttctttgctCGATTCCCATGGAAATCAG ACTCGTGAACTTGTCAAAACTCTTGAGAACGAGAATATAATTCGCCAAAAGTGTTCCAGTGGTGCTGATTTGCTGTTATCTCTTGAAGACCTGCAACTAGGAGCAAAGGGGGATCTGCAGAAGCTTCACCAAGGCCGTCGGATTCAATTTACTTTAGGTGGACAAGGGACCTCCGTTTTCAGTTATAGAGCTGTACTTCTTGATGCTCGGGAACAGTCTGGCTCATTCTTGTATGAATGCGGAGTTTTTATAGTGCCTAAG ACCCGAGCTCATGAATGGCTGTTCTCTTCAGAAGAGGGCCAGTGGATGGTCGTTGAGAGTTCAAAAGCAGCTCGCCTTATAATG ATTCTATTAGATGAGACACAATCTGGAGCCAACATGGATGCTATTCAG AAAGATTTATCTCCCCTAGTTAAACAATTGGCACCGGGTGAAAATGACAGTGGATCTCAAATTCC ATTTATGACGGCAAGTGATGGGATCAAGGAACGTAATTGTGTTTTTCAG GGTACGTCTACATTAACGGGATCGATAGTTGTTGAAGACGTGATATATGAACATGTAAGTAATGATGCGAGTCGCATCTTCCCAACGGGAGACTTGATATTTCGTCGCCTTATTTTCCAAAGAACAGAGAGTTTGGTGCAGTCGGAGGCTTTGTTGACAAGGGAAAGACTTCATGAGACAGTTTCTGGTCAGATGGACAGGAAAAGGTCTCATTCATCATCCAAATCGAAgaataaaggaaagaagaaactgAATAAGG AGTCCAGTGACCAAATGAAGGTTTATCATTGCTATCTGGCAAGTTCTTATCATTTGGGGATCATTTCGGGGTTTATGTTGATATCTCAATATTTGGAGAGTGTAGCATCAGCTAGAACAACG GTGAATACAGTTGTCATTGGTCTTGGAGCAGGTTTGCTGCCCATGTTCCTCCGTGCATGCATGTCTTTTTTACACATTGAG GTGGTTGAGTTGGATTCAACAATTCTCAAACTTGCAAGGGATTACTTCGATTTTACTGAGGATGCAGATTTGACG GTACATATTGCTGATGGGATTCAGTTTGTTAGAGAATTCAGAAATTCTGGGGCAAAGGATTCATCAGCAATTGTTCTCGACAATGGAAACTCATCTCGTGTAAAACGTCGAGGAGATACGAAGATTGACATACTTATTATCGACGTGGATGCAACAGACTCAAG CTCTGGAATGACCTGCCCAGCAGCTGATTTTGTAGAAGAACCGTTTCTTCTAGCAGCGAAAGACGCCCTCTCCGAGCAGggtatttttattgtaaactTGGTCACACGATCTCCGACCATTAACGATATGGTTGTCTCAAGAATGAAAGGA